The sequence GGATGGTGCAGGGCTGTTCCTGAGGACGTGGAACTCTCTTTCAAAAACTGTCCCGGACTGAAACATATAAATATCTCGATCTCGACTTCCGAGATAATGATACAGGGAAAATTTCAGGGGAGAAAGGTTTTTAAGGACCTTCTGAAGACAACGATTGAGGCCTTGAAGACTGCAAAGGCCCTTGGTGCCGAGACAGTCGGTATTAATGCAGAGGATGCTTCAAGGACGGAGCTGGAGCGTCTTATAGAATTTGTCATTGCCGGTAAGGAGGCTGGGGCTGACAGGTTCCGTTACTGTGATACCCTTGGCGCAGATGACCCCATAACGATTTATGAGCGGATTAATGCCCTTTCTGCTGCCACAAAGTTTCCGATAGAGATGCACTGTCATAATGACCTTGGTATGGCCGAGGCTGTCTCCGTTGCAGGGGCAAGGGCAGCGATAGAGAGCGGTATGCATACTTACATAAACACTACAATAAACGGTTATGGAGAGAGGGCCGGCAATGCCGACCTGGTATCCACCATGCTGGCATTGAAGTTCTCAACGGGTCTCAGGGAGAGGGCGCCCCTTGACGAACGGGTCAATCTGAAGATGGCCTGGAGGATAGCAAAGTATGCCTCCTATGCCTTTAACATACCCATACCGATTACACAGGCCGGTGTTGGCGCCAATGCCTTTGCCCATGAGTCCGGTATTCATGCTGACGGTGCATTGAAGGACAGGCGTAATTATGAGCTCTATGACCCTGAAGATGTCGGCAGGGGAGAGCCTGACCTGCTTCAGTCAGGTAGAGTGATTACTACAGGGGCCTATGGTGGAGTCAAAGGCTTCCGCCATGTCTATGACGGGCTGGGTATCCATTTTAAAAGCGATGAAGAGGCAAGGAGGGTACTCGAGCTGGTACAGTATGCAAACCTCCATACCCAGAAACCACTGACTGATGATGAGTTGAGGTTTATTGCTTCCTATCCTGACGTGGTCAAGAAAATTCTGACGGTGAACTTCTGATGCACAGGATAACACTTATTCCGGGTGATGGAGTTGGACCTGAGATAACAGAGGCTACTGTCAGGGTTATAGAGGCAACCGGTGTTCCTATAGAGTGGGATGTGCAGGAGGCTGGTGAGGATGTTTATCAGAGCGAGGGAACTCCCCTTCCCGATCGTGTTATTGAATCTATAAGAAAGAACAGGGTTGCCATCAAGGGGCCTG is a genomic window of Nitrospirota bacterium containing:
- a CDS encoding homocitrate synthase, which produces MTEKGKVYLIDVTNRDGVQTSRILLPKLSKTMINLYLDEMGVYQSEVGFPTLKHEINYINANIELARLGRIKTLHLEGWCRAVPEDVELSFKNCPGLKHINISISTSEIMIQGKFQGRKVFKDLLKTTIEALKTAKALGAETVGINAEDASRTELERLIEFVIAGKEAGADRFRYCDTLGADDPITIYERINALSAATKFPIEMHCHNDLGMAEAVSVAGARAAIESGMHTYINTTINGYGERAGNADLVSTMLALKFSTGLRERAPLDERVNLKMAWRIAKYASYAFNIPIPITQAGVGANAFAHESGIHADGALKDRRNYELYDPEDVGRGEPDLLQSGRVITTGAYGGVKGFRHVYDGLGIHFKSDEEARRVLELVQYANLHTQKPLTDDELRFIASYPDVVKKILTVNF